The nucleotide window CGCCGGGGCGCCGAGCCTGCGCGGTGCGCGCGTGCGGGCGCCGGAGCTCGCCGGCCGCGGCTGGCTGGGCACGGGCGGGGAGCAGCTGAGCCTGGCCGGCCTTCGCGGGCGCATCGTGCTGCTGGACTTCTGGACCTTCTGCTGCGTGAACTGCCTGCACGTCCTGGACGAGCTGCGCGAGGTCGAGGCGGAGTTCGCCGACGTCCTCGTCGTCGTCGGCGTGCACTCGCCCAAGTTCGAGCACGAGGCGGACCCGGTCGCGCTCGCCGACGCCGTCGAGCGGTACGAGGTGCACCACCCCGTCCTCGACGACCCGGAGCTGCTCACCTGGCAGGCCTACGCCGCCCGCGCCTGGCCGACCCTCGCCGTCGTCGACCCCGAGGGGTACGTCGTCGCGCAGCTGTCCGGCGAGGGCCACGCCCCCGGCCTGCGCACGCTCCTGCGCGAGCTCGTCGCCGAGCACGAGGCCAGGGGGACGCTGCGCCGCGGCGACGGCCCCTACGTGCCGCCGGCGCCGTCGGCCACCACGCTGCGCTTCCCCGGCAAGGTCCTCCCGCTGCGCGCGGCCGACGGCTGCACGACGCTGCTGGTGACCGACTCCTCCCGCCACCGGCTCGTCGAGCTCGCCGCCGACGGGGAGACCGTGCTGCGGACGCTCGGCACGGGGGAGCGCGGGCTCGTGGACGGCAGCCCGGCGACCGCCCGGTTCGCCGAGCCGCAGGGGCTCGCGCTGCTCCCGCCCGACGTGGCCGCCCGGGTCGGCTACGACGTCGTGGTCGCCGACACCGCCTCGCACGCGCTGCGCGGGCTCCGGCTGTCCGACGGGCACGTGGTGACCGTGGCCGGCACAGGCGAGCAGCTCCGGCAGCGCGCCGGCGGCGGGCCCGCCACGGCGCAGCCGCTCAGCACGCCGTGGGACGTCGCCTGGTTCGACGGCCAGGTCGTCGTCGCCATGGCGGGGCTGCACCAGCTCTGGGCCTTCGACCCCGCCCCCGACCCCGCCGACGGCGTGGTGCGCCTCCTCGCGGGCACCTCCGCCGAGGGCGTCCGCGACGGGGCCGGCGAGCAGGCCTGGTTCGCCCAGCCGTCCGGCCTCGCGGTGTCCGCCGACGGGCGCCGGCTCTGGGTGGCGGACTCCGAGACCAGCGCCCTGCGCTGGCTGGAGCGCGCCGACGCCGACAACGCACCGGCCGGCCCCGCGACACCCGGGGCCGACGGCACGCCCTCGGTCGACGGCACGCCCGCCGTCGACGAGCCCGCCCCCGACCGCTCGACCCCGGTCGTCACGGACACCCGCCTGGCCAACGCCGCGCCCGCCGCCCGCCCCGGCTACACGGTCGGCACCGCCGTCGGGGAGGGGCTGTTCGACTTCGGCCACGTCGACGGCCCGGCGGCGTCCGCACGGCTGCAGCACCCGCTCGGCGTCGGCGTGCTCGCGGACGGCTCGGTCGCCGTCGCCGACACCTACAACGGGGCCGTGCGCCGCTACGACCCGGTCGCCGACGAGGTGAGCACCCTGGCCCGCGACCTCGCCGAGCCCTCGGACGTGGTGCTCGACCCCGACGACCCGTCCCTGCTGCTCGTCGTCGCCTCCGCCGCCCACGAGGTCGTGCGGCTGCGGCTGCCCGCCCGGGCCAGCCGCGTGGACACCGGCGAGCAGCGCACCCAGCGGCCGCCGACCCTGCTGGCCGCCGGGCCGGTGCGCCTCACGGTGGCCTTCAGGCCGCCGACCGGGCAGAAGCTCGACGACCGCTGGGGCGACCCGACCCGGCTCACCGTCTCCAGCACCCCGCCCGGGCTGCTCCGCGCCGGTGACGGCGGCTCGCCCGGGCTGGTGCGCGACCTGGAGCTGGTCGGCGGAGCCGGGACGACGGGCGTGCTCCACGTCAGCGTGCAGGCCGCCTCGTGCGACGGGGACCCCGTCACCGGCGAGGTCCCCGAGCACGCGGCCTGCCACCTCTACCAGCAGGACTGGGGCATCCCCGTCGTGCTCGACGGGACCGGGGCGGCACGGCTCGACCTCGACCTGCGCGGCGTCGGCTGACCCGTCGGGGCCGCCGCCTGGGCCGGCCGGGTGGGACAGAACGGGACGACCCGGTGTGAGCAGGGCGTCCACGGGGTACAGGGAGGGCCCGCGGGTTTGGCGGCACCCGGGCCGGGGTACCCGGGCGCCATGACAATAGGCAGCGGCATCGGCCTCATGATCTTGGGCGCCATCCTGGCCTTCGGCATCGAGCCGGACGCGATCGGTGGCGTCAACCTGCAGTTCATCGGCTACATCCTCATGATCGGCGGCCTGGTCGGGCTGCTGATCGGCGTGGCGATGATGTCCCGCCGCACCGGCCCCCGCCGGACCAGCCGCACCGAGGTCGTCGAGCAGAACGCGACCTCCACCGGCACCGAGACCGTGCGCCGCTCCGACAACGTCATCGAGTGACCTCCGGGTCGCGCTGAGGCGTCCGTGGAGCTCACGGACGCCGTCCGCCGGCGGCGGATGGTCCGGTCCTACGACCCGGACCGCCCCGTCGGCGACGAGGTGCTCCACCGCCTCCTCGACCTCGCGACCCGAGCCCCCTCCGCAGGGCACAGCCAGGGCTGGGACTTCGTCGTCCTGCGGCAGGGGGCTCTGTCGCGCTTCTGGGAGGTCACGACCGACCCGGGCCGCTCCGCCGACCGGTGGCTGCAGGGGATGCGGACCGCACCGCTCGTGCTGCTCTGCCTGTCGGACCCCGGGCGCTACCTCGACCGGTACGCCGAGCCCGACAAGGGCCGCACCGACCGCGACGCCAGCACCTGGCCGGTGCCGTGGTGGGACGTCGACACCGGGATGGCCTCGCTGCTCCTGCTGCTCGGCGCGCTCGACTCGGGCCTCGGCGCCTGCTTCTTCGGTGTCCCGGGCGACCGCCACGACGCCGTGCGCGAGGCGTTCGGGGTGCCCGGCGGGCACCGGGTCGTCGGCGCGGTGAGCCTCGGCCACCCCGCCCCGGTCGACCGGCGCTCACCCAGCCTGCGCCGCGGTCGGCGCACCGTCGCCGAGGTCGCGCACGACGGCCGCTGGGGCGCCCCGTTCGGCGCGACCCAGGACCCGCCCGCCGTCGGCTGAGCCCGTCCCGTGCCGTCCCCGACCGGGGTGGCCCGGCCGGGCGCGGCTGCCGGACCCTCAGCCGACCCCGGCGGCCACGGCCCGCCAGAACGGCTCGAGGCTGTCCTCCGTGGTGAGCATGCCCCGCTGGGTGAGGACCACCGCCGCGACGTCGCGCCCGGGGTCGACCCACGCCGACGTGCCGGTGCCGCCGTCCCAGCCCCACCGGCCGGGACCGCCCCACGCCGGGTCCTGGCCCACGTCGACCCCGACGTGGAGGCCCCACGAGACCCCCGCGCCCAGGAACTCCTGCTCGCCGGCCCGCTGCCCGGGGGTGAGCTGGTCACGCGTCATCTCCGCGACCGTCGCCGGGCGCAGCACGCCGCCCCCGCCGTCGGCCACGGCGGTGAGCAGCCCGAGCACGTCCTCGGCGGTCGACACCAGCCCGGCGGCGAGGCTCTCGAACGCGGGCGGGCGCGAGAAGCGCCCGTCGGGCGTGTCCACCACGCGCAGGCCGCCGTCCTCGGTGGCCCACCACGCCGCCGACAGCCGCTCGGCCGGCGCCCAGAACCCGGTCGAGCCGAGCCCCAGCGGGCCGGTCACCCGGTCGCGCAGCAGCTCGGAGACCGGGCGGCCGGCGGCCCGCGCGAGCACCACCCCGAGCAGGTCGCTGCCCACGTGGTACAGCCAGGTCGTCCCCGGCTGCGCGGCGAGCGGGATCCCCGCCAGGCGGTCGACGTACGTCTCCGGGTCCAGGTCCGGCGCCCACGGGCCCGGTCCCACGCCCGCCCGGTCGACCGCCTCCGCCAGCGGGCACGGCTCCCAGATCCCGCCCCAGCCGGACGTGCCCGTCAGCAGGTGCCGGACGGTGACCGGCCGCTCCGCCGGCACCACGTCGTCCAGGGGCCCGAGCCGGTCGCGCAGGACGCCCGGCGAGGCCAGGCCGGGCAGCCACGTCCCGACCGGGTCGTCGAGGCCGAGCGTCCCGTCGTCGACCAGGGCCAGCGCCAGCACCGCCCCGACCAGCTTGCTCACCGACGACAGCCGGAACACCGTGGCCGGGGTGACCGGCACCGCGCCGGCCGCGTCGGCGGTGCCGCCGTGCAGCACGTGCGTCGTGCCGGCGTGGCGCAGCGCCACCACGTAGCCGGGGACGCGGCCGGACGCGACCCAGCCGTCCAGCAGGGCACGGACGGGCACGGTCGGGTCCCGGGGGCTGGTCACGGTCGGTCGACCCGGGTCCGCGCCCGGACTCATCGGCGCCCGTCCACCACGCCCGCCGGGGCCTGGACGCGGCCGCACCCGGTCAGGGGTTGGTCGACTCCCCGGACGGGTACCTCCTCGGCATGTCCGATGACAAGAACGCCGCCAAGAGCCTGGTCAACGTCCTCCGCGACGGGGAGAAGGGCTACACCGAGGCCGCCGGGAAGCTGTCCGACAGCGACCGCCCCGAGTGGGTCACCACCATGAACCGCTTCGCGCAGCAGCGCGCCACGTTCGCCCAGGAGATCGTCGACATGGGCCACGCCTACGGCGACGAGGTCGACGAGGACGGCTCCGTCGTCGCCGCCGCGCACCGCGGCTGGCTCGCCCTCAAGGACCTCGTCACGGGCGACAGCCCCTCGGGCGTGCTCGACGCGTCGGTGTCCGGCGAGGACCACACCGTCGGCGTCTACGAGGACGCGCTCAAGGACGACCTGAGCGACGGCTTCCGCGCCGTCGTGCAGCGCCAGCACGCCGAGGTCGTCGCCGCGCGCGACACCGTCAAGGCGCTGCAGACCGCCAGCTGACACCCGGGGCCGCGCCCGTGCGGCCCCACCTGCGACGACGGGGCCCGGGCAGCTGCTCGGGCCCCGTCGTCGTGCGCGGCCGTGGGTCGGGACCGCAGCGTCAGAACGCCGACTCCGGCAGGTCCATGAGCCCGTTGTCGACCGTCTCGGCGATACGCCGCTCGGCGGTGAGCCGGGGCAGCACGGTCCGGGCGAAGAAGCGGGCCGCCGCCACCTTGCCGGTGTAGAAGTCGCGATCCTGCACGCTGACCCCCTCGCGGTCGAGCGCGGCGAGCGCGACCTCGGCCTGGCGCAGGAGAAGCCAGCCGACGACCAGGTCGCCCGCCGCGAGGAGCAGCCGCGAGGTGTTCTGCCCGACCAGGTAGACGTGGCGCGGGTCGGCGCCCTCTCCCGAGCGTGGGTCGGCCGAGCCGAGCGCCGCGACCATGGTGCCGACGATGCCCTGGACGTCGTCGACGGCCTGGGCCAGCAGGTCCCGCTCGGCGGCGAGCCCGCCCGAGCCGTCGTCGGCCTTGACGAACTCGAGCATCTGGGCGGACAGGTAGCCGAGCGCCTGCCCCTTGTCCCGGACGATCTTGCGGAAGAAGAAGTCGAGGCCCTGGATGGCCGTCGTGCCCTCGTAGAGCGTGTCGATCTTGGCGTCCCGGACGTACTGCTCGACCGGGTAGTCGGCGAGGAAGCCCGACCCGCCGAAGGTCTGCAGCGACTCCGTGCCCAGGAGCACCCACGACCGCTCCGACCCGTAGCCCTTGACCAGAGGCAGCAGCAGGTCGTTGACGCGCTCGGCGAGCTCGTCGGTCCGCCCCTCGCGCTCGGCGACGTCGACGGAGTCCTGGAACGTCGCGGTGTACGTGATGAGGGCGCGCATCCCCTCGGCGTACGCCTTCTGCGTCATGAGCGAGCGGCGGACGTCGGGGTGGTGGGTGATCGTCACGCGGGGCGCGGCCCGGTCGCCCATCCGGACCAGGTCGGCGCCCTGGACCCGGGTCTTCGCGAACTCCAGCGCGTTGAGGTACCCGGTGGACAGGGTGGCGATGGCCTTGGTGCCCACCATCATCCGGGCGTACTCGATGATCTGGAACATCTGCGCGATGCCGTCGTGCACGTCGCCGAGCAGGGTGCCGACGGCGGGGGTCCCGTCGACCTCGCCGAAGCGGACCTCGCACGTGGTGGACACCTTGAGCCCCATCTTGTGCTCGACGCCGGTGACGAAGGCGCCGTTGCGCGCGCCGAGCGCGCCGGTGGCCAGGTCGACGTGGTGCTCGGGGACGACGAACAGCGACAGGCCCTTGGTGCCGGGGCCGGCGCCCTCGGGGCGGGCGAGCACGAGGTGGACGACGTTGTCCGTCATGTCGTGCGCCGCGGAGGTGATGAACCGCTTGACGCCCGTGACGTGCCAGGTCCCGTCGGGCTGCTGGACGGCCCTCGCGCGGCCCGCCCCCACGTCGGAGCCGGCGTCGGGCTCGGTGAGCACCATGGTCGAGCCCCACTGCTGCTCGACCATGTGCCGAGCGAGGGTCTTCTGGTCCTCGGTGCCGAGGCTGTGGACGGTGCGGGCGAACGAGAAGCCCGAGGAGTACATGTGGACGGCGGGGTTGGACCCGAGCACCAGCTCGGCGACGGCCCAGCGCAGCGACGGCGGGACGACGGTGCCGCCCAGCTCGGCGGGCACGTCCATCCGCCACCACTCGGCGTCGAGGTAGGCCCGGTACGACCGCTTGAACGGCTCCGGCAGGGTCACCGAGTGCGTCGCGGGGTCGAACACCGGCGGGTGGGCGTCGGAGTCCTGCAGCGAGGCGGCCAGCTCGTCCTCGGCCAGCCGGGCCACCTCGGCGAGGATCTCGTGCGCGGTCTCGCGGTCGACGTCGGCGTAGGCACCCCGGCCCAGCACGTCGCCCCGGCCGAACACCTCGAAGAGGGTGAACTCGATGTCCCGCAGGTTGGCCCGGTAGTGGCCCATGTCCCGTCCTCCGTGCTCCGGGGACGTCCGCGTCCCCTGGTCGGCAGGCGGGGTTACCCGCCGGTAACCCAGGATGCTACCGGTCGGTAACTTGCGCAAGACCCCTGGCGCAGGAGGACCCCCGCGGCCGTCGCCGCGGGGGTCCCGGTGCGTGCGCGCACGCGTGCGGTGCAGGTCAGCGGCTCGTCGCCCGGGTGGCGGCGCTCGCCGCCGCGGGTGGCGGGGTCTGCCCCCTGACCTTGATGTTCTTCTCCGCCTTGGGCTTGCGGGCTTCCTTTCCGCCCCTGTTCTTGGCTCCCATGCCGGCCTCCTCGTCCTCGACCGCGCCGCTGTCCGCGCCCCTGCTGGCACCGGTGCCGACGCGGGACCGACCGTCCCACCGCCGCCCGCGCGGGTCCACCGAATTTCGTGGTCAGGCGTGCGGTCCGTCCCGCGCGCGCGGCCGGTCCGCAGCCGGTTCGCCCCCCGACCCCTGCGGCTGGTGCACTGCACCCCATGCGTGTCGGAGTCCTCGCCTCGGTCGCCCACCGGACCCCGCCCCGCGGGTACGGCCCGTGGGAGCAGGTGGCCTCGACGATCGCGGAGGGGCTGGTCGCCCGCGGGCACGACGTCACGCTGTTCGCCACGGCGGACTCCCTCACCGCGGCCCGGCTGTCGGCCGTCGTCCCGGCCGGCTACGAGGAGGACCCGACGGTCGAGGCCAAGGTCGCCGAGTACCTGCACGACGCCAACGCCTTCGCCCACGCCGACGGGCTCGACGTCATCAGCAACCAGTTCGACTTCATGCCGCTGAGCTACAGCCGGCTCGTGCGCACCCCGGTGGTCACCACGGTGCACGGCTTCTCCTCGCCGGCGATCGTGCCGGTCTACGCGGCCTTCGACGACGTCGCCCGGTACGTGTCGATCAGCGACGCCGACCGGCACCCCGCGCTCACCTACGAGGCGACGGTGCACCACGGCATCGACACCGCGGCCTTCGCGGTCGGTCCCGGCGACGGCGGCTACCTGCTCTTCCTCGGCCGGATCCACCCGGACAAGGGGACGCACGCGGCCATCGAGGTGGCCCGGCGGGCAGGCATGCCGCTCGTGGTGGCGGGGATCGTCCAGGACGCCCGCTACTTCGCCGAGACCGTCGAGCCGCACCTGGGCCGGGACGGGATCAGCTACGTCGGGCCGGTCGGCCCGCAGGAGCGCGAGCGGCTGCTGGGCGGGGCGGCCGCCCTGCTCCACCTCATCGGCTTCGACGAGCCGTTCGGCCTGGCCGTCGTGGAGTCGCTCGCCTGCGGGACGCCGGTCGTGGCCGTCGAGCGGGGCTCGATGCCGGAGATCCTGCGCCACGGCACGACCGGCTGGCTGGTCGCCGGGGTCGACGAGGCGGTGGACGCCGTCGCTGCCCTGGACGACCTCGACCGCGCCGCCTGCCGGCAGGACGCGGTCGACCGGTTCGACCACGACCGCATGGTCGACGGCTACGAGCGGGTGCTCACCCGGGTGGTGGAGGAGGGGGTCAGGCGCTGAGCTGCTCGAGCAGCCGGGGCAGGTCGACCACGGCCACGCGCACCGCGGAGTCGCTGCAGCCGTAGGGCAGGACGAGCCGGTCGCCGTGCGCGAGCGACCCGCAGGAGTAGACGACGTTGGGCACGTAGCCGTCGCGCTCGTCCTCGGCGGGGCGGAGCAGGGGCTCCTCCAGCCGGCCCACCACGCGGGTGGGGTCCTCCAGGTCGAGCAGGAGGGCACCGAGCGTGTACTCCCGCATCGGGCCGACGCCGTGGGTGACGACGAGCCAGCCCGCCTCGGTCTCCACCGGCGACCCGCAGTTGCCGGTCTGCACCAGGTCCTGCGGGCGTCCGGGACCGGCCAGGGGCGAGGGGTCGGACCAGGTGGTGCCGTCCGGGGACGAGGCCACGCCGGTGGTCTCCCGGTCGGACCGGGTGAGCGCCAGGTGGCGCCCGCCGACCGTGCGGGGGAACAGGGCGAGGCCCTTGTCGCGGGCGGCGGGGCCGGCCAGGGGCGACACGCGGAAGCGCCGGAAGTCCTCGGTCTGCAGCAGCATCGGCGCGATCGCCCTGCCGTCGAAGGCCGTGTACGTCGCGCGGTAGCCGACGGAGCCGTCGAGGTCGACGGAGCGGACGAAGCGCGCGTCCTCCATGCCCTGGCTCTCGACGGGGCTGAAGGGCCGCAGGACCCGCTCGGCCATCGCGGTCCGCTCGTCGAACTCCACCACGTAGGACGCCTGGGCGAGGCGGCGGGCCTGGTCGACGGCCGCGCGCGCGGTGCGGCGCCGGTCCACCGACTGCTCGAGCGCCGCGAGCGCCCGGTCGAGCTCCTCGGGGGTGAACGTCTCCGGCAGCAGCGACACCAGATGGCTCGTTGCCTCGTCGTCCGTGCCCGCGTCGGCGAGGCCGGCCGCGAACTGCGGCCGCGAGTACGTGCCCCGCGAGGCGGTGCCGACCTCGGCGTGCGGGCCGGGGGCGTCGAGGGTGAGCTCGCCGTCGGCGTCGACCGTGCCGGTGCGCAGCTCGATGCACGACACGTGGCCCTCGCCGACCCCGCGCAGGCTCATGACCACGCGCAGCGAGCCGTCGGCCACGCCGGACTGGTCCGGGTGCGGCACGAGGGAGGGGTTGAACAGCGCCGCGGACTCGATCGCCTGCTCCTGCGTGAAGTACGCGCCGAGCAGGGTGCGCCGGTCCTCGGTGAGCGTGGCCTCCCCCGGGACGCGGTGGGCGACCTGCGCGTAGCTGGTCCGCA belongs to Aquipuribacter hungaricus and includes:
- a CDS encoding NHL domain-containing thioredoxin family protein produces the protein MRGARVRAPELAGRGWLGTGGEQLSLAGLRGRIVLLDFWTFCCVNCLHVLDELREVEAEFADVLVVVGVHSPKFEHEADPVALADAVERYEVHHPVLDDPELLTWQAYAARAWPTLAVVDPEGYVVAQLSGEGHAPGLRTLLRELVAEHEARGTLRRGDGPYVPPAPSATTLRFPGKVLPLRAADGCTTLLVTDSSRHRLVELAADGETVLRTLGTGERGLVDGSPATARFAEPQGLALLPPDVAARVGYDVVVADTASHALRGLRLSDGHVVTVAGTGEQLRQRAGGGPATAQPLSTPWDVAWFDGQVVVAMAGLHQLWAFDPAPDPADGVVRLLAGTSAEGVRDGAGEQAWFAQPSGLAVSADGRRLWVADSETSALRWLERADADNAPAGPATPGADGTPSVDGTPAVDEPAPDRSTPVVTDTRLANAAPAARPGYTVGTAVGEGLFDFGHVDGPAASARLQHPLGVGVLADGSVAVADTYNGAVRRYDPVADEVSTLARDLAEPSDVVLDPDDPSLLLVVASAAHEVVRLRLPARASRVDTGEQRTQRPPTLLAAGPVRLTVAFRPPTGQKLDDRWGDPTRLTVSSTPPGLLRAGDGGSPGLVRDLELVGGAGTTGVLHVSVQAASCDGDPVTGEVPEHAACHLYQQDWGIPVVLDGTGAARLDLDLRGVG
- a CDS encoding DUF6458 family protein, producing the protein MTIGSGIGLMILGAILAFGIEPDAIGGVNLQFIGYILMIGGLVGLLIGVAMMSRRTGPRRTSRTEVVEQNATSTGTETVRRSDNVIE
- a CDS encoding nitroreductase family protein: MELTDAVRRRRMVRSYDPDRPVGDEVLHRLLDLATRAPSAGHSQGWDFVVLRQGALSRFWEVTTDPGRSADRWLQGMRTAPLVLLCLSDPGRYLDRYAEPDKGRTDRDASTWPVPWWDVDTGMASLLLLLGALDSGLGACFFGVPGDRHDAVREAFGVPGGHRVVGAVSLGHPAPVDRRSPSLRRGRRTVAEVAHDGRWGAPFGATQDPPAVG
- a CDS encoding serine hydrolase domain-containing protein, translating into MTSPRDPTVPVRALLDGWVASGRVPGYVVALRHAGTTHVLHGGTADAAGAVPVTPATVFRLSSVSKLVGAVLALALVDDGTLGLDDPVGTWLPGLASPGVLRDRLGPLDDVVPAERPVTVRHLLTGTSGWGGIWEPCPLAEAVDRAGVGPGPWAPDLDPETYVDRLAGIPLAAQPGTTWLYHVGSDLLGVVLARAAGRPVSELLRDRVTGPLGLGSTGFWAPAERLSAAWWATEDGGLRVVDTPDGRFSRPPAFESLAAGLVSTAEDVLGLLTAVADGGGGVLRPATVAEMTRDQLTPGQRAGEQEFLGAGVSWGLHVGVDVGQDPAWGGPGRWGWDGGTGTSAWVDPGRDVAAVVLTQRGMLTTEDSLEPFWRAVAAGVG
- a CDS encoding PA2169 family four-helix-bundle protein; its protein translation is MSDDKNAAKSLVNVLRDGEKGYTEAAGKLSDSDRPEWVTTMNRFAQQRATFAQEIVDMGHAYGDEVDEDGSVVAAAHRGWLALKDLVTGDSPSGVLDASVSGEDHTVGVYEDALKDDLSDGFRAVVQRQHAEVVAARDTVKALQTAS
- a CDS encoding acyl-CoA dehydrogenase, translated to MGHYRANLRDIEFTLFEVFGRGDVLGRGAYADVDRETAHEILAEVARLAEDELAASLQDSDAHPPVFDPATHSVTLPEPFKRSYRAYLDAEWWRMDVPAELGGTVVPPSLRWAVAELVLGSNPAVHMYSSGFSFARTVHSLGTEDQKTLARHMVEQQWGSTMVLTEPDAGSDVGAGRARAVQQPDGTWHVTGVKRFITSAAHDMTDNVVHLVLARPEGAGPGTKGLSLFVVPEHHVDLATGALGARNGAFVTGVEHKMGLKVSTTCEVRFGEVDGTPAVGTLLGDVHDGIAQMFQIIEYARMMVGTKAIATLSTGYLNALEFAKTRVQGADLVRMGDRAAPRVTITHHPDVRRSLMTQKAYAEGMRALITYTATFQDSVDVAEREGRTDELAERVNDLLLPLVKGYGSERSWVLLGTESLQTFGGSGFLADYPVEQYVRDAKIDTLYEGTTAIQGLDFFFRKIVRDKGQALGYLSAQMLEFVKADDGSGGLAAERDLLAQAVDDVQGIVGTMVAALGSADPRSGEGADPRHVYLVGQNTSRLLLAAGDLVVGWLLLRQAEVALAALDREGVSVQDRDFYTGKVAAARFFARTVLPRLTAERRIAETVDNGLMDLPESAF
- a CDS encoding glycosyltransferase family 4 protein; its protein translation is MRVGVLASVAHRTPPRGYGPWEQVASTIAEGLVARGHDVTLFATADSLTAARLSAVVPAGYEEDPTVEAKVAEYLHDANAFAHADGLDVISNQFDFMPLSYSRLVRTPVVTTVHGFSSPAIVPVYAAFDDVARYVSISDADRHPALTYEATVHHGIDTAAFAVGPGDGGYLLFLGRIHPDKGTHAAIEVARRAGMPLVVAGIVQDARYFAETVEPHLGRDGISYVGPVGPQERERLLGGAAALLHLIGFDEPFGLAVVESLACGTPVVAVERGSMPEILRHGTTGWLVAGVDEAVDAVAALDDLDRAACRQDAVDRFDHDRMVDGYERVLTRVVEEGVRR
- a CDS encoding glycoside hydrolase family 130 protein, with the protein product MSELVRRTSTELRPDPTRVVARLFVPGNEVSTETVSRTGGVVGRVLALDEAVVSRLADDVRARWGHRHRDLEGILRTSYAQVAHRVPGEATLTEDRRTLLGAYFTQEQAIESAALFNPSLVPHPDQSGVADGSLRVVMSLRGVGEGHVSCIELRTGTVDADGELTLDAPGPHAEVGTASRGTYSRPQFAAGLADAGTDDEATSHLVSLLPETFTPEELDRALAALEQSVDRRRTARAAVDQARRLAQASYVVEFDERTAMAERVLRPFSPVESQGMEDARFVRSVDLDGSVGYRATYTAFDGRAIAPMLLQTEDFRRFRVSPLAGPAARDKGLALFPRTVGGRHLALTRSDRETTGVASSPDGTTWSDPSPLAGPGRPQDLVQTGNCGSPVETEAGWLVVTHGVGPMREYTLGALLLDLEDPTRVVGRLEEPLLRPAEDERDGYVPNVVYSCGSLAHGDRLVLPYGCSDSAVRVAVVDLPRLLEQLSA